In one Amaranthus tricolor cultivar Red isolate AtriRed21 chromosome 8, ASM2621246v1, whole genome shotgun sequence genomic region, the following are encoded:
- the LOC130821252 gene encoding probable Histone-lysine N-methyltransferase ATXR5 encodes MVPFSSTQKLFPFKGSIHRTAAFSPETSPVLKVREKKYKTMEEILAKAKYAVVEKEDYSNINCEECGLGEFEWELLLCDKCDKGFHMRCVRPVVVRVPIGSWLCPSCSGQPRVRSLSQKKIIDFFKIQKCKGINIEFNPPSQDSKKRRRRSTAVCYKKKRRRLLPYFPTEDPARRLEQMRSLATALTALKMEFINELMYLPGMAPRSANQAEFEDGGMQVLSKEDLETVEHCRAMFRRGECPPLLVVYDLCEGYTVQADAPIKDMTFIAEYTGDVDYIKNREKDDCDSLMTLLLATDPSNSLVICPDKRGNIARFINGINNHTPESRKKQNLKCVRYNVNGECCVFLVATRDIAKGERLYYDYNGYEHEYPTHHFV; translated from the exons ATGGTACCTTTTAGCTCAACCCAGAAGCTGTTTCCTTTTAAAGGATCAATTCATCGAACAGCGGCGTTTTCCCCGGAAACTTCTCCGGTGTTGAAAGTAAGAGAGAAAAAGTATAAAACAATGGAGGAAATATTGGCAAAGGCAAAATATGCTGTTGTAGAAAAAGAAGATTACTCGAATATTAATTGTGAAGAATGTGGTTTAGGAGAATTTGAATGGGAACTGTTATTGTGTGATAAGTGTGATAAAGGATTTCATATGAGATGTGTTAGACCCGTTGTGGTTCGGGTTCCTATCGGATCCTGGTTGTGCCCAAGTTGTTCCGGTCAGCCACGTGTAAGAA GTTTATCACAAAAGAAGATTATagacttttttaaaattcaGAAGTGCAAGGGTATTAATATCGAGTTTAATCCTCCTTCACAAG ATTCCAAGAAGCGTCGAAGACGGAGCACAGCAGTTTGCTATAAGAAGAAAAGGAGGAGATTACTTCCATATTTCCCAACTGAAGACCCTGCTCGACGGCTGGAACAAATGCGCTCTCTTGCTACAGCTTTGACTGCACTAAAGATGGAATTCATCAACGAGCTTATGTACTTGCCGGGGATGGCTCCAAGATCTGCTAATCAGGCAGAATTTGAAGATGGGGGAATGCAG GTGTTGTCCAAAGAGGATCTTGAGACAGTAGAACATTGCAGAGCTATGTTCAGGAGAGGCGAATGCCCACCCCTATTGGTAGTTTATGACTTATGTGAAGG TTATACTGTTCAGGCTGATGCCCCAATCAAAGATATGACATTCATAGCAGAATACACCGGAGATGTGGATTACATTAAAAACCGAGAGAAGGATGATTGTGATAGTTTAATGACCCTTCTCCTTGCCACAGATCCATCTAACAGTTTGGTCATTTGTCCTGATAAACGTGGAAATATTGCTCGATTTATCAATGGCATCAACAACCATACTCC GGAAAGTAGGAAGAAACAAAATCTTAAATGTGTTAGGTACAATGTGAACGGGGAATGCTGCGTCTTTCTAGTTGCTACCCGTGACATCGCCAAGGGGGAGAGGCTGTACTATGACTATAACGGGTACGAGCATGAATACCCGACTCATCATTTTGTTTGA